The Streptomyces sp. NBC_00670 genome window below encodes:
- a CDS encoding Gfo/Idh/MocA family protein, translated as MRIGIMGLGRIGAFHAETLSALPVVDSLVVTDPFTEAAKRAAERFGAEVADSPEAVLASGVDGVVIAAATDAHPELLLAAVRAGVPVFCEKPVARTMREGTEVLAAVRDSGVEIQIGYNRRFDAGFTAAREAVRAGELGPLHTVRSTTLDPAPPPAAYIATSGGIFRDCAVHDFDIIRWVTGREVTEVYATGGNRGAEFIKEAGDADTTGALLTLDDGTIAVVSNSRHNARGYDVRMELHGFNDSIAVGLEDRLPLRSVEPGVSFPSGLPYDFFMDRFTAAYRSELAAFTEVVAGRRSSPCTVADALEAGWIAEACTLSLAEHRPVTLAEVRRES; from the coding sequence ATGCGCATCGGCATCATGGGGCTCGGACGGATCGGCGCGTTCCACGCCGAGACCCTCTCCGCCCTCCCGGTGGTCGACTCCCTCGTGGTCACCGACCCGTTCACGGAGGCCGCCAAGCGGGCCGCGGAACGGTTCGGCGCCGAGGTCGCGGACTCGCCGGAGGCCGTCCTGGCGTCGGGCGTGGACGGCGTGGTGATCGCCGCGGCGACCGACGCCCACCCCGAACTGCTCCTGGCCGCGGTGCGGGCCGGGGTGCCCGTCTTCTGCGAGAAACCGGTGGCCCGCACGATGCGAGAGGGCACGGAGGTCCTCGCGGCGGTCCGGGACAGCGGCGTGGAGATCCAGATCGGCTACAACCGCCGCTTCGACGCCGGTTTCACCGCCGCCCGGGAGGCCGTGCGCGCCGGTGAGCTGGGCCCGCTGCACACCGTACGGTCCACGACGCTGGACCCGGCGCCGCCGCCCGCCGCGTACATCGCCACCTCCGGCGGCATCTTCCGCGACTGCGCGGTCCACGACTTCGACATCATCCGCTGGGTGACCGGCCGCGAGGTCACCGAGGTGTACGCCACCGGCGGCAACCGGGGCGCCGAGTTCATCAAGGAGGCGGGCGACGCGGACACCACGGGCGCGCTCCTCACCCTGGACGACGGCACGATCGCCGTGGTGTCCAACAGCCGCCACAACGCCCGGGGTTACGACGTCCGCATGGAGCTGCACGGCTTCAACGACAGCATCGCGGTCGGCCTGGAGGACCGGTTGCCGCTGCGCTCGGTGGAGCCGGGGGTGTCGTTCCCGTCGGGGCTGCCGTACGACTTCTTCATGGACCGCTTCACCGCCGCCTACCGGAGCGAACTGGCCGCGTTCACCGAGGTGGTGGCCGGCCGGCGGTCCTCACCGTGCACGGTGGCGGACGCGCTGGAGGCCGGCTGGATCGCGGAGGCGTGCACGCTGTCGCTGGCCGAGCACCGACCGGTCACGCTCGCGGAGGTGCGCCGGGAGTCGTAG
- a CDS encoding SDR family oxidoreductase, whose protein sequence is MGLLDDKVVLVNGGSQGVGAAVARAAAREGAVVTVTGRRPEPGEALAAELTAAGAKATYVRADLADAEEAGASVTRVVAAHGRIDCLVNAAGLTSRGTLLDTTPELFDAHIAVNLRGPFFAMRAAVADMVRRGAPGTIVNIGSNCAHGGPPHLAAYSAAKAGLAGLTRNAAHAHRWDRVRINTLNIGWTATEGEDATQRAFHGAGDDWREEAGRRLPMGRLGDPDEIADFVVLLLSDRSGVVTGSVLDWDQNVVGGQD, encoded by the coding sequence ATGGGACTGCTGGACGACAAGGTCGTACTGGTCAACGGCGGCAGCCAGGGCGTCGGCGCCGCCGTGGCCCGGGCCGCCGCCCGGGAGGGCGCGGTGGTCACGGTCACCGGCCGCCGACCGGAGCCGGGCGAGGCCCTGGCCGCCGAACTGACCGCCGCCGGGGCGAAGGCGACGTACGTCCGCGCCGACCTCGCCGACGCGGAGGAGGCGGGCGCGAGCGTGACCCGGGTGGTCGCGGCGCACGGCCGGATCGACTGCCTGGTCAACGCGGCCGGACTCACCTCGCGGGGCACACTGCTCGACACCACGCCCGAACTGTTCGACGCACACATCGCGGTGAACCTGCGGGGGCCGTTCTTCGCGATGCGGGCCGCCGTGGCGGACATGGTGCGGCGCGGCGCGCCCGGCACGATCGTCAACATCGGCTCCAACTGCGCGCACGGCGGCCCGCCGCACCTGGCCGCGTACTCCGCCGCCAAGGCGGGGCTCGCCGGGCTGACCCGCAACGCGGCCCACGCCCACCGCTGGGACCGCGTCCGGATCAACACGCTCAACATCGGCTGGACGGCGACGGAGGGTGAGGACGCCACCCAGCGGGCCTTCCACGGGGCGGGCGACGACTGGCGCGAGGAGGCGGGCCGGCGTCTGCCCATGGGCAGACTCGGCGACCCGGACGAGATCGCGGACTTCGTCGTCCTGCTGCTCTCCGACCGCTCCGGCGTGGTCACCGGGTCGGTCCTGGACTGGGACCAGAACGTCGTCGGCGGACAGGACTGA
- a CDS encoding aminotransferase class I/II-fold pyridoxal phosphate-dependent enzyme, whose product MSEKNGWNRIQPVTEPGAIIHQLALNETHHPPLPAVLDAVRETAAQAHRTLDALGTGLSRVLGEHLGVPAGDVMVGPGSGALLQLLFSTFTGPGTHTVHAWPSWEAYPMMAENAGSSVVRVPLVDERHALDALAAAVTDETRMVVVCNPNNPTGTVVPPGALKAFLDLLPAHVVVVLDEAYLDFADPGSTDDGVELYRTDERVCVVRTFSKSYGLLSLRVGYLVAHPRVLDPMRGQQLFLRVSAPAQAAAVAALGAHDEIRRRCRATAAERDRLHTVLTGQGWTSADSQANFVWLPLTEGVEELTRFCADHGVMICGKPGEGVRVTLAEPAANDAFAALAAEFRTGTGSPE is encoded by the coding sequence ATGTCGGAAAAGAATGGCTGGAATCGAATACAACCGGTCACCGAACCGGGCGCGATCATTCATCAATTGGCGCTCAACGAAACGCACCACCCGCCGCTCCCCGCCGTTCTCGACGCCGTACGGGAGACCGCCGCACAGGCCCACCGCACGCTGGACGCCCTGGGTACGGGCCTTTCCCGGGTGCTGGGCGAGCACCTCGGCGTACCGGCCGGGGACGTCATGGTGGGCCCCGGATCCGGGGCCCTGCTGCAACTGCTGTTCAGCACCTTCACGGGGCCCGGCACCCACACCGTGCACGCCTGGCCGTCGTGGGAGGCGTATCCGATGATGGCCGAAAACGCGGGCTCCTCCGTGGTCCGCGTCCCCCTCGTCGACGAGCGGCACGCTCTCGACGCGCTCGCCGCCGCCGTGACCGACGAGACCCGTATGGTCGTCGTCTGCAATCCGAACAACCCCACCGGCACGGTCGTCCCCCCGGGCGCGCTGAAGGCGTTCCTCGATCTGCTGCCCGCGCATGTCGTCGTGGTCCTGGACGAGGCGTATCTCGACTTCGCCGATCCCGGCAGCACGGACGACGGCGTCGAGCTGTACCGGACCGATGAACGCGTGTGCGTCGTACGGACGTTCTCCAAGTCGTACGGGCTGCTCAGTCTCCGTGTGGGCTATCTCGTGGCCCATCCCCGCGTCCTGGATCCGATGCGCGGCCAGCAGCTGTTCCTGCGTGTCAGCGCGCCCGCGCAGGCCGCGGCCGTCGCCGCGCTCGGCGCGCACGACGAGATCCGGCGCCGCTGCCGGGCGACCGCCGCCGAACGCGACCGCCTGCACACGGTGCTGACCGGTCAGGGCTGGACCTCGGCCGACAGCCAGGCCAACTTCGTCTGGCTGCCCCTGACCGAGGGCGTCGAGGAGCTGACCCGGTTCTGCGCCGACCACGGCGTCATGATCTGCGGCAAACCCGGCGAGGGCGTCCGCGTCACCCTCGCCGAACCGGCGGCCAACGACGCGTTCGCCGCCCTGGCCGCGGAGTTCCGCACGGGCACCGGGAGCCCGGAGTGA
- a CDS encoding FAD-dependent monooxygenase — protein sequence MSDATSQPRGAGNRATNHTAPAPADPPHPPSPPAHDQPHPPPDEPLARAIRAGADALLDARRADGVVAPAGDRFSPANTAAALIALHTARAHGAAPTADADTVRDHAVARLCATQRPDGGWAMAGVPTETFTTAVVAAALTLTAPDSTGRAVAAAHDLVRRRGGVDSLPEPAMRALARQFAALSDPGARTSTPRLPLELLLLPGLARRALSLRLPIFAASALGQSVRRPRRGLGGRLDRALRPRALALVREAFARERGTGSFSADPWLTALIALGVGRSELAPDLVRAAAHWLTGAARPDGGWDLMPLDLTWSSFAAAALLEAGYADDPRLVPLRTMLRDRQQDVPFEALACPPGHWGFSTDRSWPMALETAEISSLLHRMPGGDDDPHVRRGLEWLTAMQDRSGSWSLAVRDSRPGGFGPCPQMTAKSVLALLDCGAGRDDPRVRKGLDSLRRAQRPDGALEAMWYRGMVPGTAAALTAWSAAGLAATEPARRARDFLLRTQLPDGSWGTAGEDPGGTAEAPGGTVEETAWALHALLTAGEPPDSAPLTRATAHLLHHQNPDGTWPGAPVNEYIRHCYRYADPVLATSLAVKALAASRRPAGGTAEDAGSAADGAGTVTDAARPASRATGGPRPHPSHDYDVLVCGAGVAGLAAARGLGGLGLRVLLLDRQAAPRDVAKGEVLQPGALRVLRRWGVAEALRERGAVSMNRLVVRDAHGTPLMALDYGQLPPGDRELLVHDHREILTALTEGLTGDVEVRRGTVVREALRTPDGRVTGLVLAGPDGDRPVRAPLVVAADGISSRLRRAAGILGRRTEYPHRLVSVELADAARQGPGDFSAYLSDRGLRLLYPLPGDRVRLYLQCAPDELRGLGARDFADWLVRAVGEVPALAGYVPALAAAAGTRQVFSVGRYLTDRFAAPGLALVGEAGYAVHPMAAQGMNTAITSAWALTEALSAQLSAHSRTGGRPALEATAVDAALDAYRRERAPVLASAARTSANATRMVTGLSWPGRAVGRRAVRHTGANPRLLHTVTHNMAGLGPLPLTPLDRLQQLGLLPDPRAHRVPAPH from the coding sequence ATGTCCGACGCCACCAGCCAACCCAGGGGCGCGGGGAACCGCGCGACCAACCACACCGCACCCGCACCCGCCGACCCACCGCACCCCCCGAGCCCTCCCGCGCACGACCAGCCCCACCCCCCGCCCGACGAACCGTTGGCGCGCGCGATCCGCGCCGGCGCCGACGCCCTGCTCGACGCCCGCCGCGCCGACGGCGTCGTCGCCCCCGCCGGCGACCGCTTCTCCCCCGCCAACACCGCCGCCGCCCTCATCGCCCTGCACACCGCACGCGCCCACGGCGCCGCCCCGACCGCGGACGCCGACACCGTGCGCGACCACGCCGTGGCACGCCTGTGCGCCACCCAACGCCCCGACGGCGGCTGGGCCATGGCCGGCGTCCCGACGGAGACGTTCACCACCGCCGTCGTCGCCGCCGCACTCACGCTGACGGCACCCGACAGCACCGGGCGAGCCGTCGCCGCCGCGCACGACCTCGTACGCCGGCGCGGCGGCGTCGACAGCCTCCCCGAGCCCGCGATGCGCGCGCTGGCCCGGCAGTTCGCCGCCCTCTCCGACCCCGGCGCCCGGACCTCCACACCCCGGCTGCCCCTGGAGCTGCTCCTGCTGCCGGGGCTCGCCCGCCGGGCACTGAGCCTGCGGCTGCCGATCTTCGCGGCCTCCGCGCTCGGCCAGTCCGTGCGGCGCCCCCGCCGCGGGCTCGGCGGCCGGCTGGACCGCGCCCTGCGGCCCCGCGCCCTCGCCCTCGTCCGCGAGGCCTTCGCCCGGGAGCGCGGCACCGGTTCGTTCAGCGCGGACCCCTGGCTGACCGCGCTGATCGCGCTCGGCGTCGGACGTTCCGAACTGGCCCCGGACCTCGTGCGGGCCGCCGCGCACTGGCTGACCGGCGCCGCCCGGCCCGACGGCGGCTGGGACCTGATGCCCCTGGACCTCACCTGGTCCAGTTTCGCCGCCGCCGCGCTCCTGGAGGCCGGTTACGCCGACGACCCCCGGCTCGTCCCCCTGCGTACGATGCTCCGCGACCGTCAGCAGGACGTGCCCTTCGAGGCGTTGGCCTGTCCGCCGGGACACTGGGGCTTCTCCACCGACCGCTCGTGGCCGATGGCGCTGGAGACCGCCGAGATCAGCTCGCTGCTGCACCGGATGCCCGGCGGCGACGACGATCCGCACGTGCGGCGCGGCCTGGAATGGCTGACGGCCATGCAGGACCGCTCCGGCTCCTGGAGCCTGGCGGTGCGCGACAGCCGGCCCGGCGGCTTCGGCCCCTGCCCGCAGATGACGGCCAAGTCCGTCCTGGCCCTCCTGGACTGCGGCGCGGGCCGGGACGACCCCCGGGTGCGCAAGGGCCTGGACAGCCTCCGCCGGGCGCAGCGGCCCGACGGCGCGCTGGAGGCGATGTGGTACCGCGGCATGGTCCCCGGCACGGCCGCGGCCCTCACCGCCTGGTCCGCCGCGGGCCTCGCGGCGACCGAACCGGCGCGCAGGGCCCGCGACTTCCTCCTGCGCACCCAACTGCCGGACGGCTCCTGGGGCACGGCCGGCGAGGACCCGGGCGGCACGGCCGAGGCCCCCGGCGGCACCGTCGAGGAGACCGCCTGGGCACTCCACGCCCTGCTCACCGCCGGCGAGCCACCGGACTCCGCCCCGCTCACCCGGGCCACCGCCCACCTCCTGCACCACCAGAACCCCGACGGCACCTGGCCGGGCGCACCCGTCAACGAGTACATACGCCACTGCTACCGCTACGCCGACCCGGTCCTGGCCACCTCGCTGGCCGTGAAGGCACTGGCGGCCTCGCGGCGGCCGGCCGGCGGCACGGCCGAGGATGCCGGTTCGGCGGCCGACGGGGCCGGCACCGTGACCGACGCCGCCCGCCCCGCCTCCCGTGCGACAGGCGGCCCCCGGCCGCACCCCTCCCACGACTACGACGTCCTCGTCTGTGGTGCCGGTGTCGCGGGGCTCGCCGCCGCGCGCGGGCTCGGTGGGCTCGGGCTGCGTGTGCTGTTGCTCGACAGGCAGGCCGCGCCCCGTGACGTCGCCAAGGGGGAGGTCCTGCAACCCGGTGCGCTGCGCGTGCTGCGGCGCTGGGGTGTGGCGGAGGCGCTGCGCGAGCGGGGCGCGGTGTCCATGAACCGTCTTGTGGTCCGCGATGCCCACGGCACGCCCCTCATGGCCCTCGATTACGGGCAACTTCCTCCCGGAGACCGCGAGTTGCTGGTCCACGACCACCGGGAGATCCTCACCGCCCTCACCGAGGGCCTCACCGGAGACGTCGAGGTCCGCCGCGGCACCGTCGTCCGCGAGGCCCTGCGCACCCCCGACGGCCGGGTGACGGGCCTCGTCCTGGCCGGCCCGGACGGCGACCGCCCGGTGCGCGCACCCCTCGTGGTCGCCGCCGACGGCATCTCCTCCCGGCTGCGGCGCGCCGCCGGCATCCTCGGCCGCCGTACGGAGTACCCGCACCGCCTGGTCTCCGTCGAACTCGCCGATGCCGCCCGCCAGGGCCCCGGGGACTTCTCCGCCTACCTCTCCGACCGGGGGCTGCGCCTGCTGTACCCGCTGCCCGGGGACCGCGTCCGCCTGTATCTGCAGTGCGCGCCCGACGAACTGCGCGGGCTCGGCGCGCGCGACTTCGCCGACTGGCTCGTCCGGGCCGTCGGCGAGGTGCCCGCACTGGCGGGGTACGTCCCGGCCCTCGCGGCGGCCGCCGGAACCCGGCAGGTCTTCTCCGTCGGCCGCTACCTCACCGACCGCTTCGCCGCCCCCGGCCTCGCACTGGTGGGCGAGGCCGGGTATGCCGTCCACCCGATGGCCGCCCAGGGCATGAACACGGCGATCACCAGCGCCTGGGCGCTCACCGAGGCGCTCTCGGCACAGTTGTCGGCGCACAGCCGGACGGGCGGCAGGCCGGCCCTGGAGGCGACCGCCGTCGACGCGGCCCTGGACGCCTACCGCCGCGAACGCGCCCCGGTCCTCGCGTCGGCCGCCCGCACCAGCGCCAACGCGACCCGCATGGTGACGGGTCTGTCCTGGCCGGGGCGGGCCGTCGGCCGGCGGGCGGTGCGCCACACCGGCGCCAATCCGCGACTGCTGCACACGGTGACCCACAACATGGCCGGTCTCGGCCCGCTCCCGCTCACCCCCCTCGACCGCCTCCAGCAGCTCGGCCTCCTCCCGGACCCGCGCGCCCACCGGGTCCCCGCCCCGCACTGA
- a CDS encoding polyprenyl synthetase family protein, which translates to MNAGGATPSLTLPPRDATALIEPTVRLLRAELERRCPDGLGGVDAMGRSALLPPGKLLRPLLFTESAAAAGMRREDTLGVALGMEFLHVGSLVHDDIIDGDELRRGRPSVVARHGLPHAVVTGDALFIGAFRAVAERAGAGIPGDRQLAVVRTLADAGIDLCRGQVMEDEVRADPGSGLRHYLTMIALKTGALFRAACLGGAQLAGAPAATQSALAAFAEHLGRAFQMADDLLPHTSDTATSGKSVLSDLANGRPTFPLLLCWEEADARGRRLLATALDGSLPADEALVTVRSLLASTGALDRARAQALAEGERAKEALLGLPASRARDTLAAVADLSVSRER; encoded by the coding sequence GTGAACGCGGGCGGGGCGACACCCTCCCTCACCCTGCCGCCCCGGGACGCGACCGCGCTGATCGAGCCCACCGTGCGGCTGCTCCGCGCCGAGCTGGAGCGCCGATGTCCCGACGGGCTCGGCGGGGTGGACGCGATGGGCCGCTCGGCCCTGCTGCCGCCGGGCAAGCTGCTGCGGCCGCTGCTGTTCACGGAGTCCGCCGCCGCGGCCGGGATGCGCCGCGAGGACACCCTCGGCGTCGCGCTCGGCATGGAGTTCCTGCATGTCGGCTCGCTCGTCCACGACGACATCATCGACGGGGACGAGTTACGGCGCGGGCGCCCCTCGGTCGTCGCCCGCCACGGGCTGCCCCACGCGGTCGTCACCGGTGACGCCCTGTTCATCGGCGCGTTCCGCGCGGTCGCCGAGCGCGCGGGGGCGGGAATTCCCGGCGACCGGCAGCTGGCCGTGGTGCGCACGCTCGCCGACGCGGGCATCGACCTGTGCCGCGGGCAGGTGATGGAGGACGAGGTGCGCGCGGACCCCGGCAGCGGGCTGCGGCACTACCTGACGATGATCGCCCTCAAGACCGGCGCGCTGTTCCGGGCCGCCTGCCTCGGCGGCGCGCAGCTCGCGGGCGCGCCGGCCGCCACACAGTCGGCGCTCGCCGCCTTCGCCGAGCACCTGGGCCGGGCCTTCCAGATGGCCGACGACCTGCTGCCGCACACCAGCGACACGGCGACGAGCGGCAAGTCCGTCCTCAGCGACCTCGCCAACGGCCGCCCCACCTTTCCCCTGCTGCTGTGCTGGGAGGAGGCCGACGCCCGGGGCCGCCGGCTGCTGGCCACCGCGCTCGACGGGTCCCTGCCCGCCGACGAGGCCCTGGTCACCGTGCGGTCCCTGCTGGCGAGCACCGGTGCGCTGGACCGGGCCCGCGCGCAGGCGCTGGCCGAGGGAGAGCGGGCCAAGGAGGCGCTGCTCGGCCTGCCCGCGAGCCGGGCCCGCGACACCCTCGCGGCGGTGGCCGACCTCTCCGTGTCCCGGGAGAGGTGA
- a CDS encoding phytanoyl-CoA dioxygenase family protein, producing MSHATPVRSSWLSEQDCDLDAFRALVERTTDPADHPHAAEVAHDVLFYDGDRLRAAGAAERRAVAEEVVRALTDGPGVAVFRGAFPDPGVVDRATAAFEALIAAQRAAGTVAGDHFAAPGANDRVWNALEKLARQDPEVFADYYANEIVALVCEAWLGPGYQITSQLNQVNPGGAAQSPHRDYHLGFLSAKAAAAYPAHVHRLSPVLTLQGAVAHCDMPVESGPTLYLPYSQGYEPGYLAWRLPEFRAYFDTHHVQLPLAKGDAVFFNPALFHAAGANRSADVRRMANLLQISSAFGRAMESVDREAVVNAVYPVLLERKAQGADEEWLDRVVAACAEGYPFPTNLDLDPPVDGLAPPSQADLVRRAVREEWPAETLREALTAAAGRRRS from the coding sequence ATGTCCCACGCCACCCCCGTGCGCAGCTCATGGCTGTCCGAGCAGGACTGCGACCTCGACGCCTTCCGTGCCCTGGTGGAGCGCACCACCGATCCGGCCGACCATCCGCACGCCGCCGAGGTGGCGCACGACGTCCTCTTCTACGACGGCGACCGGCTGCGCGCGGCCGGGGCGGCCGAGCGGCGGGCGGTGGCGGAGGAGGTGGTGCGCGCGCTGACCGACGGTCCCGGGGTGGCCGTCTTCCGCGGCGCCTTCCCCGACCCCGGCGTCGTGGACCGGGCCACCGCGGCCTTCGAGGCGCTGATAGCCGCACAGCGCGCGGCCGGCACGGTGGCGGGCGACCACTTCGCCGCGCCGGGCGCCAACGACCGGGTGTGGAACGCGCTGGAGAAGCTGGCGCGGCAGGACCCGGAGGTGTTCGCGGACTACTACGCCAACGAGATCGTGGCGCTGGTCTGCGAGGCGTGGCTGGGCCCCGGCTACCAGATCACCTCGCAGCTCAACCAGGTGAACCCGGGCGGTGCCGCTCAGTCCCCGCACCGCGACTACCACCTGGGCTTCCTGTCGGCCAAGGCGGCGGCCGCGTATCCGGCGCACGTCCACCGGCTCTCCCCGGTGCTGACGCTCCAGGGCGCGGTGGCGCACTGCGACATGCCGGTCGAGTCGGGGCCGACGCTCTACCTGCCGTACTCGCAGGGCTACGAACCGGGCTATCTGGCCTGGCGGCTGCCGGAGTTCCGCGCCTACTTCGACACGCACCACGTGCAGCTTCCGCTCGCCAAGGGGGACGCGGTCTTCTTCAACCCGGCGCTGTTCCACGCGGCGGGCGCCAACCGCTCGGCGGACGTCCGCCGGATGGCCAACCTGCTGCAGATCTCGTCGGCGTTCGGCCGGGCGATGGAGAGCGTGGACCGCGAGGCCGTGGTGAACGCCGTCTACCCGGTGCTGCTCGAGCGGAAGGCCCAGGGCGCGGACGAGGAGTGGCTGGACCGGGTCGTCGCCGCCTGTGCCGAGGGCTACCCCTTCCCCACCAACCTGGACCTCGACCCGCCGGTGGACGGCCTGGCCCCGCCCTCGCAGGCGGATCTCGTACGGCGCGCGGTGCGCGAGGAGTGGCCGGCGGAGACGCTGCGCGAGGCCCTGACGGCCGCCGCCGGGCGCCGCAGGAGCTGA
- a CDS encoding UbiA family prenyltransferase: MGFAGAPPKSPRLTAVRAHLETWRPYTLSYPGLVGLAGAASGTGDPTAAGVLAAWLCPTLAWLGGHYLGDYFDRDLDAIGKPQRPLPSGRLSAATARACGLGCVLAAAAVTAAVDWTAVVAVLLALAGVVAYSRLLKGRGLLGNAVRGLLTAMAVGYGAAVSVPLGEPPSWHVLPVALAFLLHDTASNIVGTLRDTEADRAGGYRTLPVAHGPVVAVRTSALLYAAALTVTALHLGTAAHTAAGAVLAACAAAAGAAAFVPLLRHHAPSARRSLRSHEVLVGERLTLAAAILASGWGPTPALALLLPLLAASLLTQTRMRAGHEFPDGDGRDGGSSGAAGAPTPAGSRGVRPGDTGRTGASPAPGPAGPDGPGADTPGAGAARPAAARPSHTSPAAPPRTKG, encoded by the coding sequence GTGGGATTCGCCGGCGCACCGCCCAAGTCCCCGAGGCTCACGGCGGTGCGCGCGCACCTGGAGACATGGCGCCCGTACACCCTCTCCTACCCCGGCCTGGTGGGCCTGGCCGGTGCGGCGTCCGGCACCGGCGACCCCACGGCCGCCGGGGTCCTGGCCGCGTGGCTCTGCCCCACGCTCGCCTGGCTGGGCGGCCACTATCTCGGCGACTACTTCGACCGCGACCTCGACGCGATCGGCAAGCCGCAGCGGCCCCTGCCCTCCGGCCGGCTGTCCGCGGCGACGGCGCGCGCCTGCGGGCTGGGGTGCGTCCTGGCCGCCGCGGCCGTCACCGCCGCCGTCGACTGGACGGCCGTCGTCGCGGTGCTGCTCGCGCTCGCGGGGGTCGTCGCCTACAGCCGGCTGCTGAAGGGGCGCGGGCTGCTGGGCAACGCGGTACGGGGCCTGCTGACCGCGATGGCCGTCGGCTACGGCGCGGCGGTGAGCGTCCCGCTCGGGGAACCGCCGTCCTGGCATGTCCTCCCCGTGGCCCTGGCCTTCCTGCTCCACGACACCGCGTCCAACATCGTCGGCACGCTGCGGGACACGGAGGCCGACCGGGCGGGCGGCTACCGGACGCTGCCGGTGGCGCACGGTCCGGTGGTGGCGGTGCGGACGTCCGCGCTGCTGTACGCCGCCGCGCTGACGGTCACCGCCCTGCACCTGGGCACCGCCGCCCACACCGCCGCCGGTGCCGTCCTCGCCGCGTGCGCGGCGGCGGCCGGGGCGGCGGCGTTCGTCCCCCTGCTGCGCCACCACGCTCCCTCCGCACGCCGTTCCCTGCGCTCCCACGAGGTCCTGGTCGGCGAACGCCTGACACTGGCCGCCGCGATCCTCGCGTCCGGCTGGGGCCCGACGCCCGCACTGGCCCTGCTCCTGCCCCTCCTCGCGGCCAGCCTGCTGACCCAGACCCGGATGCGCGCCGGACACGAGTTCCCGGACGGCGACGGGCGGGACGGGGGCTCGAGCGGTGCCGCGGGCGCGCCGACTCCGGCCGGGAGCCGCGGGGTTCGGCCGGGAGACACCGGCCGGACCGGGGCCTCCCCCGCTCCCGGCCCGGCCGGGCCCGACGGGCCGGGCGCGGACACGCCCGGGGCCGGCGCGGCCCGGCCCGCTGCGGCTCGCCCGTCCCACACGTCCCCCGCCGCGCCCCCACGAACGAAGGGCTGA
- a CDS encoding LacI family DNA-binding transcriptional regulator, with amino-acid sequence MAHPYPLREIARQAGLSEATVDRVLNERGGVRPGTAREVHRAIAELDRQQTQVGLVGRTFMIDIVMQAPERFSSAVRGALEAELPLLQPAVLRCRFHLRETGPVDGLVATLDRIARRGSQGVLLKAPDVPEVTAAVGRLTAAGVPVVTLATDLPAGGRLAYVGIDNRAAGATAAYLTAQWLGDRPGSVLISLSSGFMRNEEEREMGFRSTLRSLRPRRALVEIDEGQGLDAAQYHLVLDALARDPAIRAVYSIGGGNVATLKAFEAVGRECAVFVAHDLDQDNTRLLAAHRLSAVLHHDLRQDMRQACRILLRAHGALPPAGPVRPAAIHVVTPYNMPPETAAAVAGQGRELGRGAPVR; translated from the coding sequence ATGGCCCACCCGTACCCGTTGCGCGAGATAGCCCGCCAGGCCGGGCTCAGCGAGGCCACCGTCGACCGCGTCCTCAACGAACGCGGGGGAGTGCGCCCCGGCACCGCGCGCGAGGTGCACCGGGCCATCGCCGAACTCGACCGGCAGCAGACACAGGTCGGCCTCGTCGGCCGCACCTTCATGATCGACATCGTGATGCAGGCGCCGGAACGGTTCTCCTCCGCCGTGCGCGGCGCCCTGGAGGCCGAGCTGCCGCTGCTCCAGCCCGCCGTGCTGCGCTGCCGCTTCCACCTGCGCGAGACCGGCCCGGTGGACGGCCTCGTCGCCACCCTGGACCGGATCGCCCGGCGCGGCTCGCAGGGCGTGCTGCTCAAGGCGCCCGACGTGCCCGAGGTCACCGCCGCCGTCGGCCGGCTCACCGCGGCCGGCGTCCCGGTGGTCACCCTCGCCACCGACCTGCCCGCCGGCGGCCGCCTCGCCTACGTCGGCATCGACAACCGGGCGGCGGGCGCCACGGCCGCGTATCTCACCGCCCAGTGGCTCGGCGACCGTCCCGGCAGTGTGCTGATCAGCCTCAGCAGCGGCTTCATGCGCAATGAGGAGGAGCGCGAGATGGGCTTCCGCAGCACCCTGCGCAGCCTGCGGCCCCGCCGCGCGCTCGTGGAGATCGACGAGGGACAGGGGCTCGACGCCGCCCAGTACCACCTGGTCCTCGACGCGCTCGCCCGCGATCCCGCGATCCGCGCGGTCTACTCGATCGGCGGCGGCAACGTGGCCACGCTGAAGGCGTTCGAGGCGGTGGGCCGCGAGTGCGCGGTGTTCGTCGCGCACGACCTCGACCAGGACAACACCCGGCTGCTGGCCGCGCACCGGCTCTCCGCCGTCCTCCACCACGACCTGCGCCAGGACATGCGCCAGGCCTGCCGGATCCTGCTGCGCGCCCATGGGGCGCTGCCGCCGGCCGGGCCCGTGCGGCCGGCGGCGATCCATGTGGTGACGCCGTACAACATGCCGCCGGAGACGGCGGCCGCGGTGGCCGGCCAGGGCCGGGAATTGGGGCGCGGTGCCCCCGTACGGTAG